The proteins below are encoded in one region of Qipengyuania pelagi:
- a CDS encoding c-type cytochrome, producing the protein MEGSTTLTGPSCEIAKGYEIYHAGLPERALSSCASCHGETGLGSGGGNPPLIGQSAEYHAEQLRRWRNGERYGDALNVMHDAASKLQESEISPLAAYIAYGPEPSRRLGFPEECP; encoded by the coding sequence ATGGAGGGAAGCACGACTTTGACTGGACCCTCGTGCGAAATCGCAAAAGGATACGAGATCTACCATGCAGGCTTACCCGAACGCGCTCTATCGTCCTGCGCATCTTGCCATGGGGAAACCGGTCTGGGCTCGGGTGGCGGCAACCCACCCCTGATCGGTCAAAGCGCTGAGTACCACGCCGAACAATTGCGACGCTGGCGCAACGGTGAGCGATACGGCGATGCACTAAACGTCATGCACGATGCGGCCAGCAAGCTGCAAGAGAGCGAAATCAGCCCACTCGCGGCGTATATTGCGTATGGTCCGGAGCCGTCTCGTCGTCTCGGATTTCCGGAAGAATGCCCCTGA